In the Chroococcidiopsis sp. SAG 2025 genome, one interval contains:
- a CDS encoding SDR family oxidoreductase — MSKHSPDSLNETDIAIIGMSCRFPGADNPDAFWQNLRDGVESISVFSDRELLSSGVDSDLLSHPNYVKAGGILPDIELFDAAFFDISAREAEILDPQQRLFLENAWTALESAGYDAKTYSGSIGVYAGVGMNTYLLHNLYANLNSPDLAAAFQLAIANDKDFLPTRISYKLNLKGPSVNVQTACSTSLVAVHLACQSLLNGECDIALAGGVSIRIPQKVGYLYQEGMILSSDGHCRAFDAQAQGTIGSSGLGIVVLKRLEDAVVDGDCIHAVIKGSAINNDGAVKVGYTAPSVDGQAAAIAEAQAIAGVAAETVTYIEAHGTGTPLGDPIEIAALTQAFATSTQHNFCAIGSVKTNFGHLDAAAGVASLIKAVLALKHKQIPPSLHFEQPNPKIDFANSPFYVNTQLQEWKTNGTPRRAGVSSFGIGGTNAHVVVEEAPRESQKSKVKSQNFQDTGERPCHLLCLSAKTASALEKASANLANYLEQHPQINLADVAYTLAIGRQAFDYRRTVVVRDAKDAVTALNSTAPAPVVRLDGSTQQPSVAFLFPGQGTQYVNMGRQVYETEPRFRQQVDECCEMLQPLLGLDLRSILYPHKSQIPTATAQLQQTALTQPAIFAIEYALAQLWMSWGVRPVAAIGHSIGEYVAATIAGVFSLEEALSLVVARGQLMQQLPAGKMLAVPLAEAQVLPLLDEHLSLAAVNAPCSCVVSGTGEAIDRLQQHLSAQGVESRVLHTSHAFHSPMMEAVLAPFGQRVEQVRLQVPQIPFLSNVTGTWIATEMATAPSYWVKHLRHTVRFAEGLQQLMQPPGQILLEVGAGTSLSTLARRQAQVSKPVVLSSLRHPQQPQSDLMLLFESLGQLWFQGVEVDWQEFYRHQQRSRLPLPTYPFERQRFWVEPQQPERNNRATQSSLTKQPDIADWFYLPIWKQSVSLPQPDREDFASKTCNLVFIDECGLGEALVKRLRQQGQVAIAVCVGAQFEQLEENVFAVNPQQPQDYEALLQALHARQQFPDSIIHLWTIAPHTQIALDAQTVDSAQVTGFYSLLFLAQALGKQNLGDRLQLAVVSNHLHGVTAEEIVSPEKATVLAAVKIIGQEYPNIRCRSIDVMIPDAGRWQERLIDRLLEELTDTFADVAIAYRKEQRWLQTFEPVRLPEPSDKIAKLRTGGVYLITGGLGNIGLVLAEYLAQSVQAKLILTGRSVFPAKDEWETWLATHDEDDEISGKIRKIQQLEALGAEVMVAAADVANIDQMQAVIERAEAQFDRLNGVIHAAGITEGNSFSTLDRISKINCEQQFQSKIYGLLVLEKVLQGRKLDFCLLMSSLSSVLGGLGYTPYAAANLFIDTFVRQHNQRYSDSWMSVNWDGWQFEEAQKNRTTSSSLAEFAIGSTEGIEVFQRILSWSTSEQVVVSTGNLQSRIEQWINPDLLQVKDTASTNTSSSLHSKPNLQNAYVAPRNAIEQKLAKIWQELLGFEQIGIHDNFFDLGGDSLLTVQVRSKLQTTFDRDISLTDLFEYPTINALAQLLDREQTENSDFQQVHSRAKKQKEVMEGQTQLMKLRRKSYE, encoded by the coding sequence ATGAGTAAGCATTCACCTGACTCCCTCAATGAGACAGATATCGCTATTATTGGTATGTCATGCCGTTTTCCAGGGGCAGATAATCCTGATGCATTTTGGCAGAATCTGAGAGATGGCGTAGAATCTATTTCGGTTTTTAGCGATCGCGAATTATTGTCTTCAGGTGTAGACTCTGATTTATTGAGTCATCCTAATTATGTTAAAGCTGGTGGCATTTTACCGGATATCGAACTATTTGATGCGGCATTTTTCGACATTAGCGCCAGAGAAGCTGAGATTTTAGACCCGCAACAGCGTCTGTTTCTAGAGAATGCCTGGACAGCGCTAGAAAGTGCTGGTTATGACGCTAAAACCTATAGTGGTTCGATTGGCGTTTATGCTGGTGTTGGCATGAATACTTACTTGCTTCACAACCTTTATGCCAACCTGAATTCCCCAGATTTAGCAGCGGCTTTTCAACTGGCGATCGCTAATGACAAAGATTTTCTGCCTACACGCATTTCTTACAAGCTCAACCTGAAAGGACCGAGCGTTAACGTACAAACCGCCTGTTCTACTTCTTTGGTTGCGGTTCACTTGGCTTGCCAAAGTTTACTAAACGGCGAGTGCGACATTGCTTTGGCTGGTGGCGTTTCTATTCGCATTCCGCAAAAGGTTGGGTATTTGTATCAAGAAGGGATGATTCTTTCTTCTGACGGACATTGTCGCGCTTTTGACGCTCAAGCTCAAGGTACTATTGGCAGTAGCGGACTGGGGATTGTCGTCCTGAAGCGATTAGAGGATGCTGTCGTTGATGGTGACTGCATTCACGCCGTGATTAAAGGCTCGGCAATTAATAACGATGGGGCTGTCAAAGTGGGTTATACAGCTCCTAGCGTCGATGGACAAGCAGCCGCGATCGCCGAGGCTCAGGCGATCGCTGGGGTTGCAGCAGAGACAGTTACTTATATAGAAGCCCACGGCACGGGAACACCTCTAGGCGATCCGATTGAAATTGCAGCCCTAACACAAGCTTTTGCTACGAGTACCCAACACAACTTTTGCGCGATCGGTTCGGTAAAAACGAATTTCGGACATTTGGATGCGGCTGCGGGTGTGGCGAGTTTGATCAAGGCAGTTTTAGCATTGAAACACAAGCAGATTCCGCCTAGTCTACATTTTGAACAACCCAATCCCAAGATAGATTTCGCCAATAGTCCTTTCTACGTCAACACTCAGCTACAGGAATGGAAGACAAACGGCACTCCTCGCCGCGCTGGAGTCAGTTCCTTTGGCATTGGTGGCACAAATGCTCATGTCGTTGTCGAAGAAGCGCCTAGAGAAAGTCAAAAGTCAAAAGTTAAAAGTCAAAATTTTCAGGATACAGGTGAACGTCCTTGTCACTTGCTGTGTTTGTCGGCGAAAACTGCATCGGCGCTGGAGAAGGCAAGCGCGAATTTAGCTAATTACCTAGAACAACATCCACAAATCAATTTGGCAGATGTGGCTTACACTCTGGCAATTGGTCGTCAGGCATTCGACTATCGCCGCACAGTCGTAGTCCGAGACGCTAAGGATGCAGTTACAGCTTTGAACTCAACCGCGCCAGCACCAGTGGTTCGCCTCGATGGTTCAACTCAACAGCCCTCGGTAGCGTTCCTGTTTCCCGGGCAGGGGACGCAATACGTGAATATGGGACGGCAAGTATACGAAACCGAACCGAGATTCCGCCAGCAGGTGGATGAGTGCTGCGAGATGCTGCAACCGCTACTGGGGCTAGATTTGCGCTCGATTCTCTACCCCCACAAGTCACAAATCCCAACGGCAACCGCACAACTACAACAAACCGCACTGACTCAACCCGCGATTTTTGCGATCGAGTATGCCCTAGCGCAACTATGGATGTCATGGGGCGTGCGTCCGGTGGCGGCAATTGGTCACAGCATCGGCGAATATGTCGCCGCCACAATTGCTGGGGTGTTTTCTCTAGAAGAAGCATTATCGCTAGTAGTCGCTAGAGGGCAGTTAATGCAGCAGTTACCAGCAGGGAAAATGCTTGCCGTGCCACTGGCTGAAGCACAAGTCTTACCCCTATTGGACGAACATCTGTCGTTAGCAGCCGTCAATGCTCCCTGTTCTTGTGTCGTTTCTGGCACTGGAGAAGCAATAGATCGCTTACAGCAACACTTATCCGCCCAAGGGGTTGAGTCTCGCGTCTTGCATACCTCTCATGCTTTCCACTCGCCGATGATGGAAGCCGTACTCGCACCTTTTGGGCAACGAGTCGAACAAGTTCGCCTCCAAGTGCCGCAAATCCCGTTTCTCTCCAACGTCACGGGAACGTGGATCGCTACTGAAATGGCGACCGCTCCCAGTTATTGGGTGAAGCATCTGCGGCACACCGTGCGGTTTGCCGAGGGATTGCAGCAGTTGATGCAGCCACCCGGACAGATTCTGCTGGAGGTGGGAGCGGGAACAAGCTTGAGTACGTTGGCGCGACGGCAGGCTCAAGTGTCAAAGCCAGTGGTGTTGTCTTCACTGCGCCATCCCCAACAACCGCAATCGGATCTGATGCTGTTGTTCGAGAGTTTGGGGCAGTTGTGGTTTCAGGGAGTCGAGGTGGACTGGCAGGAATTTTATCGCCATCAGCAGCGTTCTCGTCTGCCCTTGCCAACTTATCCTTTTGAACGCCAGCGTTTTTGGGTTGAGCCTCAACAACCGGAACGGAATAATCGTGCGACTCAATCATCACTAACCAAACAGCCAGATATTGCTGACTGGTTCTACTTACCTATCTGGAAGCAATCTGTATCATTGCCGCAGCCTGATCGCGAAGATTTTGCAAGCAAGACTTGCAACCTAGTATTCATTGACGAGTGCGGATTGGGTGAAGCGTTGGTTAAGCGATTACGGCAACAAGGGCAAGTGGCGATCGCCGTGTGTGTTGGCGCTCAATTCGAGCAGTTAGAAGAGAATGTATTTGCTGTAAATCCTCAGCAACCTCAAGATTACGAGGCTTTGCTGCAAGCACTGCACGCCCGACAGCAGTTTCCAGATTCCATTATTCATCTGTGGACGATCGCACCCCATACCCAGATAGCGTTGGATGCTCAAACAGTTGACTCAGCACAGGTAACGGGATTTTACAGCTTGTTGTTTCTCGCTCAAGCATTGGGGAAACAAAATTTGGGCGATCGCTTGCAATTGGCGGTTGTCTCTAACCATCTTCACGGCGTGACGGCAGAAGAAATTGTGTCTCCAGAGAAAGCAACTGTATTGGCAGCGGTGAAGATCATCGGGCAAGAATATCCCAATATCCGCTGTCGCAGTATTGATGTGATGATTCCTGATGCTGGTCGTTGGCAAGAGAGGCTAATAGATCGACTATTGGAGGAACTGACAGATACATTTGCTGATGTGGCGATCGCTTATCGAAAGGAACAGCGTTGGCTACAGACTTTTGAACCAGTCCGCTTACCGGAACCGAGCGACAAGATAGCCAAACTCAGAACGGGGGGAGTGTATCTGATTACGGGTGGTCTCGGCAATATTGGATTGGTGTTGGCGGAGTATTTAGCGCAGAGTGTCCAAGCGAAGTTGATTCTCACGGGGCGATCGGTTTTTCCGGCGAAAGATGAGTGGGAAACATGGCTGGCGACTCACGATGAAGATGATGAAATTAGTGGCAAAATTCGGAAAATTCAACAATTAGAAGCACTGGGCGCAGAGGTGATGGTAGCTGCTGCCGATGTGGCTAATATCGATCAAATGCAAGCTGTGATAGAGCGGGCGGAAGCACAATTCGATCGGTTGAATGGTGTGATTCATGCTGCTGGAATTACTGAAGGTAATTCATTTTCTACGCTCGATCGCATCAGTAAAATTAATTGCGAACAACAGTTTCAATCGAAGATATATGGACTATTAGTTTTAGAAAAAGTCTTGCAGGGTAGAAAGCTGGATTTTTGTTTGTTAATGTCTTCTTTATCATCAGTTTTAGGTGGTTTGGGATATACTCCTTACGCGGCAGCTAACCTATTTATAGATACTTTTGTGCGTCAGCATAATCAGAGATATTCTGATTCTTGGATGAGTGTAAATTGGGATGGTTGGCAATTTGAAGAAGCGCAGAAAAATAGAACTACTAGTTCAAGTTTGGCGGAGTTTGCAATAGGTTCGACTGAGGGTATAGAGGTATTTCAGCGAATATTGTCTTGGAGTACATCCGAACAAGTCGTAGTCTCGACTGGAAATCTACAATCTAGAATTGAGCAATGGATTAATCCCGATCTCTTACAAGTTAAAGATACCGCAAGCACCAATACCTCATCCTCGCTTCACTCAAAACCAAATTTACAAAATGCTTATGTCGCTCCTAGAAATGCGATCGAACAGAAGTTGGCGAAAATTTGGCAAGAGCTTTTAGGATTCGAGCAAATAGGGATTCACGATAATTTCTTCGACCTTGGTGGCGATTCTCTCCTCACAGTTCAAGTTCGGAGTAAATTACAAACAACATTCGATCGCGACATTTCACTAACTGACTTGTTTGAGTATCCAACTATAAATGCTTTGGCACAATTGCTCGATCGCGAACAAACTGAAAACTCCGATTTTCAGCAAGTTCATAGCCGTGCCAAGAAGCAAAAAGAAGTCATGGAAGGACAAACGCAATTAATGAAGCTGAGACGAAAGAGCTATGAATAG
- a CDS encoding type I polyketide synthase: MNSEETDNSLKGVAVIGMAGSFPGAKSIDEFWQNICAGRESISIFTDEELIDSGIDPVLLGDRNYVKAGAVLEDIDMFDAQFFGFTRREAEVLDPQHRLFLECAWTALENAGYNPVGEKGLTGVYAGSNLSSYLLNNLLPNRDLMKSLDLEIIGIGNDKDYIPTRISYKLNLKGPSLNVSTACSTSLVAVHLACRGLLSYECDLALAGGITIQVPQKTGYFYQSGGMNSPDGHCRAFDAQAQGTIFGNGLGIVVLKRLEDAVADGDCIHAVIKGSAINNDGGVKVGYTAPSVDGQAAAIAEAQAIAEFDPETITYIAAHGTGTPLGDPIEIRALNKVFRASTQKKNFCAIGSLKTHVGHLNSAAGIASLIETVLALKHKQIPPSLHFETANPEINFANSPFYVNTQLQEWKTNGTPRRAGVSSFGIGGTNAHVVVEEAPRESQKSKVKSQNFQDTGERPCHLLCLSAKTASALEKASANLANYLEQHPQINLADVAYTLAIGRQAFDYRRTVVVRDAKDAVTALNSTAPAPVVRLDGSTQQPSVAFLFPGQGTQYVNMGRQVYETEPRFRQQVDECCEMLQPLLGLDLRSILYPHKSQIPTATAQLQQTALTQPAIFAIEYALAQLWMSWGVRPVAAIGHSIGEYVAATIAGVFSLEEALSLVVARGQLMQQLPAGKMLAVPLAEAQVLPLLDEHLSLAAVNAPCSCVVSGTGEAIDRLQQHLSAQGVESRVLHTSHAFHSPMMEAVLAPFGQRVEQVRLQVPQIPFLSNVTGTWIATEMATAPSYWVKHLRHTVRFAEGLQQLMQPPGQILLEVGAGTSLSTLARRQAQASKPVVLSSLRHPQQPQSDLALLFESLGQLWRSGVEVDWQEFYRHQQRSRLPLPTYPFERQRFWVEPDPDNSRDRQLSVRNKTQTSSPNIELQNSSVESLDASKDALENFIGVEDQQDLSELAIEEILDRQLDIMSQQLDFVHNIKSG, translated from the coding sequence ATGAATAGCGAAGAAACTGACAACTCCTTGAAAGGTGTAGCTGTCATCGGTATGGCTGGCTCTTTTCCAGGAGCCAAAAGCATTGATGAGTTTTGGCAGAATATTTGTGCGGGGCGAGAATCGATTTCAATTTTTACCGATGAGGAATTGATTGATTCAGGCATAGATCCAGTTTTGCTTGGCGATCGCAATTATGTTAAAGCTGGGGCTGTACTGGAAGATATTGACATGTTTGACGCGCAATTCTTCGGCTTCACGCGCAGGGAAGCGGAAGTCCTCGATCCACAGCACCGTCTGTTTTTAGAGTGTGCTTGGACAGCGCTAGAAAATGCGGGTTACAATCCCGTAGGAGAAAAAGGGTTAACTGGCGTTTATGCTGGGAGCAATTTGAGCAGCTACTTGCTGAACAATTTGTTACCTAACCGCGATCTGATGAAATCGTTAGATTTAGAAATTATTGGCATTGGTAACGACAAAGACTATATACCGACACGAATTTCTTATAAGTTGAATTTGAAGGGACCGAGCCTCAACGTCAGCACGGCTTGTTCTACATCATTAGTAGCAGTTCATCTAGCTTGCCGAGGATTGCTAAGTTACGAGTGCGATCTGGCGCTGGCTGGTGGCATTACAATTCAGGTTCCCCAAAAAACAGGTTACTTCTATCAATCAGGTGGAATGAATTCTCCTGACGGACATTGCCGCGCTTTTGATGCTCAAGCCCAAGGTACAATTTTCGGCAACGGATTGGGGATTGTCGTCCTGAAGCGATTAGAGGATGCTGTCGCTGATGGTGACTGCATTCACGCCGTGATTAAAGGCTCGGCAATTAATAACGATGGGGGTGTCAAAGTTGGTTATACGGCTCCTAGCGTCGATGGACAAGCAGCCGCGATCGCAGAAGCTCAGGCGATCGCTGAGTTCGATCCCGAAACTATCACTTATATTGCGGCTCATGGAACTGGTACGCCTCTAGGCGATCCGATTGAAATTAGGGCGCTGAATAAAGTATTTCGTGCTAGTACCCAAAAGAAAAACTTTTGCGCGATCGGTTCGCTCAAAACTCATGTCGGACATCTTAATTCAGCAGCAGGTATTGCGAGTTTGATTGAAACAGTCTTGGCATTGAAACACAAACAGATTCCGCCTAGCCTGCATTTTGAGACAGCTAATCCAGAAATTAACTTCGCCAATAGTCCTTTCTACGTCAACACTCAGCTACAGGAATGGAAGACAAACGGCACTCCTCGCCGCGCTGGAGTCAGTTCCTTTGGCATTGGTGGCACAAATGCTCATGTCGTTGTCGAAGAAGCGCCTAGAGAAAGTCAAAAGTCAAAAGTTAAAAGTCAAAATTTTCAGGATACAGGTGAACGTCCTTGTCACTTGCTGTGTTTGTCGGCGAAAACTGCATCGGCGCTGGAGAAGGCAAGCGCGAATTTAGCTAATTACCTAGAACAACATCCACAAATCAATTTGGCAGATGTGGCTTACACTCTGGCAATTGGTCGTCAGGCATTCGACTATCGCCGCACAGTCGTAGTCCGAGACGCTAAGGATGCAGTTACAGCTTTGAACTCAACCGCGCCAGCACCAGTGGTTCGCCTCGATGGTTCAACTCAACAGCCCTCGGTAGCGTTCCTGTTTCCCGGGCAGGGGACGCAATACGTGAATATGGGACGGCAAGTATACGAAACCGAACCGAGATTCCGCCAGCAGGTGGATGAGTGCTGCGAGATGCTGCAACCGCTACTGGGGCTAGATTTGCGCTCGATTCTCTACCCCCACAAGTCACAAATCCCAACGGCAACCGCACAACTACAACAAACCGCACTGACTCAACCCGCGATTTTTGCGATCGAGTATGCCCTAGCGCAACTATGGATGTCATGGGGCGTGCGTCCGGTGGCGGCAATTGGTCACAGCATCGGCGAATATGTCGCCGCCACAATTGCTGGGGTGTTTTCTCTAGAAGAAGCATTATCGCTAGTAGTCGCTAGAGGGCAGTTAATGCAGCAGTTACCAGCAGGGAAAATGCTTGCCGTGCCACTGGCTGAAGCACAAGTCTTACCCCTATTGGACGAACATCTGTCGTTAGCAGCCGTCAATGCTCCCTGTTCTTGTGTCGTTTCTGGCACTGGAGAAGCAATAGATCGCTTACAGCAACACTTATCCGCCCAAGGGGTTGAGTCTCGCGTCTTGCATACCTCTCATGCTTTCCACTCGCCGATGATGGAAGCCGTACTCGCACCTTTTGGGCAACGAGTCGAACAAGTTCGCCTCCAAGTGCCGCAAATCCCGTTTCTCTCCAACGTCACGGGAACGTGGATCGCTACTGAAATGGCGACCGCTCCCAGTTATTGGGTGAAGCATCTGCGGCACACCGTGCGGTTTGCCGAGGGATTGCAGCAGTTGATGCAGCCACCCGGACAGATTCTGCTGGAGGTGGGAGCGGGAACAAGCTTGAGTACGTTGGCGCGACGACAGGCTCAAGCGTCAAAGCCAGTGGTGTTGTCTTCACTGCGTCATCCCCAACAACCGCAATCGGATCTGGCGCTGTTGTTCGAGAGTTTGGGGCAGTTGTGGCGATCTGGAGTCGAGGTAGATTGGCAGGAATTTTATCGCCATCAGCAGCGTTCTCGTCTGCCCTTGCCAACTTATCCTTTTGAACGTCAGCGTTTTTGGGTTGAACCCGATCCTGATAATAGTCGCGATCGCCAACTATCGGTTCGCAATAAGACTCAAACATCCTCCCCAAATATAGAATTACAAAATTCTTCTGTTGAATCTTTGGATGCTTCTAAAGATGCATTAGAGAATTTCATAGGTGTAGAAGATCAACAAGATTTATCTGAATTAGCAATAGAAGAAATCCTCGATCGCCAACTCGATATTATGTCTCAACAGCTAGATTTTGTGCATAACATAAAATCCGGTTAA